The sequence CTCTTCAAAGCAACAAGCAATGATTTTTCAGGAGTGCTTGTTGTGATTTCAGCGAAATCCAAAGAAGTCATATTACGGCGACCGTTTGTTGTTGGTTTATAAACACGAATTCCCACGATATTTCCTCCTTAGATTATTCAGCTTCAGCAGCGAACAACTCGATTGCTTTTGAATCAGCTGTAAGTGTGATGATAGCTTTTTTAGTTTTGTTAGTAAAACCAGTGTAACGTCCAACACGTTTTGCTTTTGGTTTTACGTTGATTGTGTTAACGTTGGCAACTTTAACACCTTCGAAAGCAGCTTCAACAGCTTGCTTGATCAAAAGTTTGTGTGCACGAGTGTCAACTTCAAATACATATTTTCCTGCTTCAAGTTGAGCCATTGAGCTTTCAGTGATAACAGGTTTTTTGATAACATCATACAAATTCATTATGCAAGAACCTCCTCGATTTTAGAGATAGCTGCTTGTGTGACAAGAAGTTTGTCGCTATTTGCGATGTCAAGAACACTTGCAGTTGTAGCAGTTGCAACTTTCACGTTTGGAAGGTTACGAGCTGAAAGAGCTGCGAATTCATTTCCTTCTTCAAGGATAACAAGAACTTTAGAATCGATGCTCAATGCTGCAAGAACTTTTGCAAATTCAGCAGTTTTTGGAGCTGTAAATGAAAGAGCGTCTACAGCTACGAATTTGTTTTCAGCAACTTTTTCAGAGTAAACTGATTTAAGAGCTAGGCGACGAACTTTTTGTGGAAGTTTGTAGCCGTATGAACGTGGAGTTGGTCCGAAGACAACACCACCACCACGCCATTGTGGTGAGCGGATAGAACCTTGACGAGCACGTCCAGTTCCTTTTTGACGCCATGGTTTGCGTCCACCACCTGATACTGCAGAGCGGTTTTTAACAGCGTGTGTTCCTTGACGAAGGCTTGCGCGTTGGCTGATGATCACATCAAACACAACTGATTCATTTGGTTCGATACCAAATACTGCATCGTTAAGAACAACTTGGCCAGCTTCTTTACCAGTTTGGTCAAATAATGTTACGTTTGCCATTGTGACTGATTTCCCCTTTCTTTATTATTTACCAGCTTTAACTGCTGATTTGATAGTGATAAGAGATTTCTTAGCACCTGGTACGTTACCTTTGATAAGGATAACGTTCTTTTCTGGAACAACTTGTACAACTTCAAGGTTTTGAATTGTTACGCGGTCGCCACCCATACGTCCTGCAAGGTTTTTACCTTTGAATACGCGGTTAGGTGCAACAGGTCCCATAGAACCTGGACGACGGTGGTAACGAGAACCGTGAGCCATTGGTCCACGTGATTGTCCGTGGCGTTTGATAACACCTTGGAAACCTTTACCTTTAGAAGTACCAGTTACGTCAACAACGTCTCCAGCTGCGAATGTTTCAACTGTGATTTCAGCACCAACTTCCAAGCCTTCAACGTTTTTGAATTCACGAATGAAGCGCTTAGGAGCCGTGTTAGCTTTCGCTACATGTCCTTTAGCAGGTTTGTTGCTCAATACTTCGCGTTTGTCATCGAAACCAACTTGGATAGCGTTGTATCCGTCTGTTTCAACAGTTTTAACTTGAAGAACAACGTTTGGAGTTGCTTCAATAACTGTTACAGGGATCAATTCGCCAGCTTCAGTGAAGATTTGAGTCATTCCCACTTTTTTCCCTAAGATTCCTTTTGTCATGAGAAAATAGTTCCTTTTCTATATTTTTTATTCAAAAAGTTTTTAACGAGCGTTTTTTATGCTCAAGTCTAAGATACAAAGGGCGTCAAACTCAAAGTGAAAATAGGAAACTGACGCAGTGTCTAACAGAC comes from Streptococcus oralis and encodes:
- a CDS encoding 50S ribosomal protein L23; the encoded protein is MNLYDVIKKPVITESSMAQLEAGKYVFEVDTRAHKLLIKQAVEAAFEGVKVANVNTINVKPKAKRVGRYTGFTNKTKKAIITLTADSKAIELFAAEAE
- the rplD gene encoding 50S ribosomal protein L4 — its product is MANVTLFDQTGKEAGQVVLNDAVFGIEPNESVVFDVIISQRASLRQGTHAVKNRSAVSGGGRKPWRQKGTGRARQGSIRSPQWRGGGVVFGPTPRSYGYKLPQKVRRLALKSVYSEKVAENKFVAVDALSFTAPKTAEFAKVLAALSIDSKVLVILEEGNEFAALSARNLPNVKVATATTASVLDIANSDKLLVTQAAISKIEEVLA
- the rplC gene encoding 50S ribosomal protein L3 → MTKGILGKKVGMTQIFTEAGELIPVTVIEATPNVVLQVKTVETDGYNAIQVGFDDKREVLSNKPAKGHVAKANTAPKRFIREFKNVEGLEVGAEITVETFAAGDVVDVTGTSKGKGFQGVIKRHGQSRGPMAHGSRYHRRPGSMGPVAPNRVFKGKNLAGRMGGDRVTIQNLEVVQVVPEKNVILIKGNVPGAKKSLITIKSAVKAGK